From the genome of Yersinia enterocolitica, one region includes:
- the phoU gene encoding phosphate transport system regulatory protein PhoU, whose protein sequence is MDNLNLNKHISGQFNAELEHIRTQVLTMGGLVEQQLSDAITAMHNQDGELAKQVIAGDRKVNMMEVAIDEACVRIIAKRQPTASDLRLVMAIIKTISELERIGDVADKICRTALEKFSHQHQPLLVSLESLGRHTVQMLHDVLDAFARMDLDEAIRIYREDKKVDQEYEGIVRQLMTYMMEDPRTIPSVLTALFCARSIERIGDRCQNICEFIFYFVKGQDFRHLGGDDLEKLLSSKTEK, encoded by the coding sequence ATGGATAACTTGAATCTGAATAAACATATTTCCGGCCAGTTCAATGCAGAACTTGAACATATCCGCACCCAAGTATTGACCATGGGTGGACTGGTGGAACAACAATTATCTGACGCGATCACCGCAATGCATAATCAGGACGGTGAACTGGCGAAGCAAGTGATTGCAGGCGATAGAAAGGTCAATATGATGGAAGTGGCGATTGATGAAGCCTGTGTGCGCATCATTGCCAAACGTCAACCTACGGCCAGTGATTTACGCTTGGTGATGGCGATTATTAAAACTATCTCTGAGCTGGAGCGCATCGGTGACGTAGCAGATAAAATCTGCCGTACCGCGCTGGAAAAATTCTCTCATCAGCATCAGCCTTTGTTGGTTAGTCTGGAGTCTTTGGGCCGCCATACGGTGCAAATGTTGCATGATGTGCTGGATGCTTTCGCACGTATGGATTTGGACGAGGCTATTCGGATCTATCGCGAAGATAAAAAGGTTGATCAGGAATATGAGGGCATCGTGCGGCAATTGATGACTTATATGATGGAAGATCCGCGAACTATCCCAAGTGTACTGACTGCCCTGTTTTGCGCTCGCTCTATTGAGCGTATTGGCGACCGCTGTCAGAATATTTGTGAGTTTATCTTCTATTTCGTCAAAGGGCAGGAT
- a CDS encoding phosphate ABC transporter ATP-binding protein PstB, protein MSMATDINNSKIQVRDLNFYYGKFHALKNISLDIAKNQVTAFIGPSGCGKSTLLRTFNKMYQLYPDQRAEGDILLDGQNILTDKQDIALLRAKVGMVFQKPTPFPMSIYDNIAFGVKLFENLSRADMDERVQWALTKAALWNETKDKLHQSGYSLSGGQQQRLCIARGIAIRPDVLLLDEPCSALDPISTGRIEELISELKSDYTVVIVTHNMQQAARCSDHTAFMYLGELIEFSDTDTLFTAPQQKQTEDYITGRYG, encoded by the coding sequence ATGAGTATGGCTACTGACATCAATAACAGCAAAATCCAGGTTCGCGATCTGAACTTCTACTATGGCAAATTCCATGCGCTAAAGAATATCTCGCTGGATATTGCTAAGAACCAGGTCACAGCATTCATCGGGCCATCAGGTTGCGGTAAATCTACTCTGCTGCGTACATTCAATAAAATGTATCAGTTGTATCCTGATCAACGTGCTGAAGGCGATATTTTATTGGACGGTCAGAATATCCTGACTGACAAACAAGATATTGCGTTGTTGCGGGCTAAAGTTGGCATGGTTTTCCAAAAACCGACCCCGTTCCCGATGTCGATTTACGATAACATCGCCTTTGGTGTGAAACTGTTCGAAAACTTGTCCCGTGCTGATATGGATGAACGGGTGCAATGGGCGCTGACCAAAGCGGCATTATGGAATGAAACCAAAGATAAATTACACCAGAGTGGTTATAGCTTGTCAGGCGGGCAGCAGCAGCGTTTGTGTATTGCCCGTGGTATTGCTATCCGCCCTGATGTATTGCTGTTGGATGAGCCTTGCTCAGCGTTGGACCCTATATCCACCGGTAGAATTGAAGAGTTGATCAGCGAATTGAAGTCCGATTACACGGTAGTTATTGTGACGCATAACATGCAGCAAGCTGCACGTTGCTCAGACCACACTGCATTTATGTATCTGGGCGAGCTAATCGAATTCAGTGATACCGATACCCTGTTTACTGCGCCACAGCAGAAACAGACGGAAGATTATATTACTGGTCGCTATGGCTGA
- the pstA gene encoding phosphate ABC transporter, permease protein PstA, producing the protein MATMDMQSDATLLETRRKKQAWRRQKNRIALLLSMATMAFGLFWLVWILFSTVTKGIDGMSLALFTEMTPPPNTAGGGLANAIAGSGLLILWATVIGTPLGIMAGIYLAEYGRKSWLAEITRFINDILLSAPSIVVGLFVYTIVVAKMEHFSGWAGVIALALLQVPIVIRTTENMLKLVPDSLREAAYALGTPKWRMISAITLKASISGILTGILLAVARIAGETAPLLFTSLSNQFWSTDLSQPIANLPVTIFKFAMSPFAEWQQLAWAGVLLITLCVLLLNILARVIFAKKKY; encoded by the coding sequence ATGGCGACAATGGATATGCAAAGTGATGCGACGCTACTGGAAACCCGCCGTAAAAAGCAGGCTTGGCGTCGCCAAAAGAACCGTATAGCCTTACTGCTTTCAATGGCTACCATGGCGTTTGGTTTGTTTTGGTTGGTGTGGATTTTGTTCTCCACCGTGACCAAAGGAATTGACGGCATGTCTTTGGCGCTGTTTACCGAGATGACTCCGCCACCCAATACCGCGGGTGGTGGTTTGGCTAACGCCATTGCCGGCAGTGGTTTATTGATCTTATGGGCCACAGTCATTGGCACCCCTCTGGGTATCATGGCGGGGATTTACCTGGCTGAATATGGCCGTAAATCCTGGTTGGCGGAAATTACCCGCTTTATAAATGATATTTTGCTATCAGCACCTTCCATCGTGGTCGGTCTGTTTGTCTACACCATCGTGGTTGCCAAGATGGAGCACTTCTCCGGTTGGGCTGGGGTGATTGCATTGGCGCTGTTACAAGTGCCGATTGTTATCCGTACTACTGAGAACATGCTCAAGTTGGTACCAGATAGCCTGCGTGAAGCTGCCTATGCCCTGGGAACACCGAAATGGCGCATGATATCGGCTATTACGCTGAAAGCGTCTATCTCCGGTATTTTGACAGGCATCTTGCTCGCGGTAGCACGTATTGCCGGTGAAACAGCACCCTTGCTGTTCACATCGCTCTCCAACCAGTTCTGGAGCACTGATCTGAGCCAGCCTATCGCTAACTTGCCGGTTACTATATTTAAATTTGCCATGAGCCCATTTGCCGAATGGCAACAACTGGCTTGGGCAGGGGTGCTGCTAATTACCCTGTGTGTATTGTTACTGAATATTCTGGCTCGGGTTATTTTCGCGAAGAAAAAGTATTAA
- the pstC gene encoding phosphate ABC transporter permease subunit PstC, whose amino-acid sequence MADYKPTTKAPSKYGDIIFSALVKLAALITLFLLGGIIISLIVASWPSIQKFGWAFLWTKEWDAPAEQFGALVPIYGTVVTSVIALLIAVPVSFGIALFLTELAPNWLKRPLGVAIELLAAIPSIVYGMWGLFVFAPLFARYFQEPVGNVMSGIPIVGVLFSGPAFGIGILAAGVILAIMIIPYIAAVMRDVFEQTPVMMKESAYGIGCTTWEVIWRIVLPYTKNGVIGGVMLGLGRALGETMAVTFIIGNTYQLDSFSLFMPGNSITSALANEFAEAESGLHTAALMELGLILFVITFIVLALSKLMILRLAKKEGR is encoded by the coding sequence ATGGCTGATTATAAGCCGACTACCAAAGCACCGAGCAAATACGGTGACATCATTTTCAGCGCGCTGGTTAAACTGGCTGCGCTGATTACGCTATTTCTGCTGGGCGGCATTATCATTTCATTGATTGTTGCTTCTTGGCCAAGTATTCAAAAATTTGGTTGGGCTTTCCTGTGGACCAAAGAATGGGATGCCCCGGCTGAGCAGTTTGGTGCATTAGTGCCGATTTATGGCACAGTTGTCACCTCTGTTATCGCCTTACTTATTGCAGTCCCGGTCAGTTTTGGTATTGCCTTGTTCCTGACTGAGCTGGCCCCTAACTGGCTAAAACGCCCACTGGGTGTGGCTATCGAACTATTAGCGGCTATCCCTAGTATTGTTTACGGGATGTGGGGTTTGTTTGTTTTCGCTCCCTTATTTGCCCGCTATTTCCAAGAACCCGTCGGCAACGTGATGTCTGGCATCCCGATTGTGGGTGTGTTGTTCTCAGGCCCGGCATTCGGTATTGGTATTCTGGCCGCAGGTGTCATCCTGGCCATCATGATTATTCCTTACATTGCAGCGGTTATGCGCGATGTGTTTGAGCAAACCCCGGTGATGATGAAAGAGTCAGCCTATGGTATTGGCTGTACCACTTGGGAAGTTATCTGGCGCATTGTGCTGCCTTACACCAAAAACGGTGTGATTGGCGGTGTGATGCTGGGCCTGGGGCGCGCTTTGGGTGAAACCATGGCAGTGACCTTTATTATCGGTAACACCTACCAACTCGACAGTTTCTCACTCTTCATGCCAGGGAACAGTATCACCTCTGCGTTAGCGAATGAGTTTGCTGAAGCGGAGTCCGGTTTACATACTGCCGCGCTGATGGAATTGGGCCTGATATTGTTCGTGATTACCTTTATCGTGCTGGCGTTATCTAAGTTAATGATTTTGCGTCTGGCTAAGAAAGAGGGGCGCTAA
- a CDS encoding phosphate ABC transporter substrate-binding protein PstS — MKLMRTTVASIVAATLSMTTVSAFAAASLTGAGATFPAPVYAKWADSYQKETGNKVNYQGIGSSGGVKQIIANTVDFGASDAPLADDKLAAEGLFQFPTVIGGVVLAVNIPGIKSGELTLDGKTLGDIYLGNVKKWNDPAIVKLNPGVKLPDQNIAVVRRADGSGTSFVFTSYLAKVNAQWKEKVGAGSTVNWPTGLGGKGNDGIAAFVQRLPGAIGYVEYAYAKQNNLAYTKLVSADGKPVSPTEQSFSAAAKGVDWSKTFAQDLTNQKGDDVWPITSTTFILVHKEQKNAAKGTEVLKFFDWAYKNGAEQANALDYATLPKEVVEQVRAAWKTNVKDSNGKPIF; from the coding sequence ATGAAACTGATGCGTACCACCGTAGCCAGCATTGTGGCAGCGACTTTATCTATGACCACTGTGTCCGCGTTCGCTGCTGCAAGCCTGACAGGTGCAGGTGCGACATTCCCCGCGCCGGTGTATGCCAAGTGGGCAGATTCTTATCAGAAAGAAACAGGTAACAAAGTTAACTATCAAGGGATCGGCTCTTCAGGTGGCGTAAAACAAATCATTGCCAATACTGTTGATTTCGGTGCTTCTGATGCGCCATTAGCAGACGATAAGCTGGCGGCTGAAGGTTTGTTCCAATTCCCAACTGTGATTGGTGGTGTGGTGCTGGCCGTTAATATCCCTGGCATCAAATCTGGTGAACTGACTTTAGACGGTAAAACACTGGGTGATATTTATCTGGGTAATGTGAAGAAGTGGAATGACCCGGCGATTGTGAAGCTGAATCCGGGCGTTAAATTGCCAGATCAAAATATTGCAGTGGTGCGCCGTGCTGATGGTTCTGGCACTTCATTCGTATTCACCAGCTATCTAGCTAAAGTGAATGCGCAGTGGAAAGAGAAAGTGGGTGCAGGCTCAACGGTTAACTGGCCGACCGGTTTAGGTGGTAAAGGTAACGACGGTATTGCGGCATTTGTTCAGCGCTTGCCAGGTGCCATTGGTTATGTGGAATACGCTTATGCCAAACAAAATAACCTGGCTTACACCAAACTGGTTTCAGCCGATGGCAAACCAGTCAGCCCAACAGAGCAAAGCTTTAGCGCTGCGGCCAAAGGTGTAGACTGGAGCAAAACGTTTGCTCAAGACTTAACCAATCAGAAAGGTGATGATGTTTGGCCAATTACCTCTACTACTTTCATTTTGGTGCACAAAGAGCAGAAAAATGCGGCTAAAGGCACTGAAGTACTGAAGTTCTTTGATTGGGCATACAAAAACGGTGCTGAACAAGCTAATGCGCTGGATTACGCCACATTACCAAAAGAAGTGGTTGAACAGGTTCGTGCAGCTTGGAAAACCAATGTTAAAGACAGCAACGGTAAGCCAATCTTCTGA